In Sphaerodactylus townsendi isolate TG3544 linkage group LG13, MPM_Stown_v2.3, whole genome shotgun sequence, one DNA window encodes the following:
- the PIK3IP1 gene encoding phosphoinositide-3-kinase-interacting protein 1 produces the protein MEPSRAQALLLSCWVLLALASAAEDVTSSILPAITAKAIDAAESDQVFESANSLPSRSEAAAVQPVVGISQRVRMRSNEKKDLGILGYVMGVIMMVIIIAIGTGIVVGYIYKRGKDLKEQHEQKVYEREMQRITLPLSAFTNQACELVDENTIEVHTTQTPVEEIHDGDGPLMGQAGTPGA, from the exons ATGGAGCCCAGCCGAGCCCAAGCGCTGCTCCTGAGCTGCTGGGTGCTGCTCGCCTTGGCCTCCGCCGCCGAAG ATGTTACTTCTAGCATATTGCCTGCCATTACTGCCAAAGCGATTGATGCTGCAGAAAGTGACCAAGTTTTTGAATCTGCTAACAGCTTACCATCTCGGAGTGAGGCAGCTGCCGTACAGCCAGTTGTTGGGATCAGCCAGCGGGTCAGGATGCgatcaaatgaaaaaaaagatttggGCATTCTAG GCTATGTGATGGGTGTTATCATGATGGTGATAATCATTGCTATTGGAACAGGAATTGTTGTGGGCTATATCTACAAAAG GGGGAAAGATCTCAAGGAGCAGCATGAGCAGAAAGTTTACGAGCGCGAAATGCAAAGGATCACGTTACCACTCtcagctttcaccaaccaggccTGCGAGCTAGTGGACGAGAACACGATCGAGGTGCACACGACTCAGACACCTGTAGAGGAAATTCATGATGGCGATGGACCCTTGATGGGCCAGGCAGGCACTCCTGGAGCCTGA